The nucleotide window GGCCGGGGGCGAGCAGCCAGGCCCAGCCGCCGAACACCGGCAGCCGGAACGGCTGCTCGCTGCGAGCCTCGGCGCGCGGTCCGGCCCAGGACAGCTCCGAGACGAGCAGCAGCGCGACGGTCGGCGCGGCGAACAGCGCGGTCGCCGGGAGGCCGCCGCGGATCAGGTCGGCGTGGAACCGGTTGAGGTAGACCGACACGGTGGCCATGCACAGGGCCGCGAGCCGGGCGCCGATGGCGGAGCGGCCGGCCGCGGCAGCAACGGACGCCAGGTGGAGGCAGGCGTAGGCGGCGCCGTCGTACACCGCGGGTGCGGCGACGGCGATGTACCAGGGCGCCCCGTAGTGGCGGGCGACCGCGGCCAGCGACCAGCCGGTGGTGGCGATGGCGGCCACCGAGATCAGGCCCACCGCGAAGGGCCAGGCGTGTCCCTTCATCGTCCCTCCGTCCAGGGGAACGGCGGCAGGGCCCGGGCGCGCTGGTAGACCTCGATCGCGGCGCCGTCGACGCTGCCCGGGTAGACCCGCGGTGCGATGAGGGAGGCGTACAGGCGCGCACCGTGGTGAACGCAGGCGCCGACCTCGGCGCCGTGCTGGTCGACGACGCGGACCGCGTCGTGCGGGCCCTCGCACGGGACCGGGTCGTCCTGGTGGGCAGCGGCGCAGCGGGCGGGGGCGCTCACCGCGCGGTCCCGGTGCCGCGGCAGTCCCGGCAGGTGCGCCAGGTGCA belongs to Streptantibioticus cattleyicolor NRRL 8057 = DSM 46488 and includes:
- a CDS encoding type 2 periplasmic-binding domain-containing protein, translating into MSAPARCAAAHQDDPVPCEGPHDAVRVVDQHGAEVGACVHHGARLYASLIAPRVYPGSVDGAAIEVYQRARALPPFPWTEGR